One part of the Vitis riparia cultivar Riparia Gloire de Montpellier isolate 1030 chromosome 6, EGFV_Vit.rip_1.0, whole genome shotgun sequence genome encodes these proteins:
- the LOC117915953 gene encoding uncharacterized protein LOC117915953, whose protein sequence is MASNPSPVFAYVVLYVKDVAKSTAFYAKAFGCNVRRLDESHRWGELDSGKTTIAFTPVHQRETDRITGAVQDPWSGRERPPVELCFAYVDVDAAYKRAVENGAMAVSEPEEKEWGQKVGYVRDIDGIVVRMGSHVNPPKQHHQD, encoded by the exons ATGGCCTCCAACCCTAGTCCAGTTTTTGCCTACGTGGTTTTGTACGTGAAGGACGTAGCCAAATCCACTGCTTTCTACGCAAAAGCCTTCGGCTGCAACGTTCGTCGCTTGGACGAATCCCACAG ATGGGGGGAGCTGGACAGCGGAAAGACAACCATAGCATTCACGCCGGTGCACCAACGAGAGACCGACCGCATCACGGGGGCAGTGCAGGACCCATGGTCCGGCCGGGAGCGACCCCCGGTTGAGCTTTGCTTCGCTTATGTGGACGTTGACGCTGCCTACAAG AGGGCAGTGGAGAATGGAGCAATGGCAGTGAGCGAACCAGAGGAAAAAGAGTGGGGGCAGAAGGTTGGATACGTTCGCGACATAGATGGCATTGTGGTGAGAATGGGAAGCCATGTGAACCCACCTAAGCAACATCACCAAGATTGA
- the LOC117916375 gene encoding uncharacterized protein LOC117916375 has translation MGDAVHSYDLSKNSDTIGVVNGKNVSKKCVVTSGSEAFFQNTLRHIGSLNHGKIGRGNARHVALFFLKVATLEMVRRFSRAKCPFAWRGLQAMQVLCYPPFKWIQRWAPFKGLVKGMQILSRPLLVLSIATAFSDQSECTDETSDGSSGSHGSNDSHECSEPEPHAEPSLHSAPDTRIFDVDPQSIASEKWLQQLYKELERQGISLPERINEDELRRFYTAVNGDFSCLLLSIKKTIYWRKTYHILSAEELEMWSNMVFWHGFDMKHRPCLIVRLGLACFILPSHDRPRFAQAVVSQIEHGVLHLVDTENPQITILLDCEGLSPLRFPMQIMRSCSSLLQDHFPNRLGCLFVIRLPPVVRVVAQTFIQVLKPITRQKLRFEGEMYLKVLSEHLQTLPSYLGGKCACIKCSKLNNMHQPSTDEETSNVEPITDSSDDEDLSYLTYQIDDQMNDTCDQVLRTAVMGVLMFWVLMAVMAGLPDLVPMRPWL, from the exons ATGGGCGATGCTGTGCATAGCTATGATTTGAGTAAGAACTCTGACACAATTGGTGTCGTCAATGGAAAAAATGTGTCTAAAAAATGTGTAGTCACTTCTGGTTCCGAGGCTTTCTTCCAAAATACTCTTAGACACATAGGTTCACTAAACCATGGTAAAATAGGAAGGGGGAATGCTAGGCATGTGGCACTGTTTTTCCTCAAAGTTGCTACCCTAGAGATGGTACGAAGGTTCTCAAGAGCTAAATGCCCATTTGCATGGCGTGGTCTTCAGGCAATGCAAGTTCTCTGCTATCCACCATTTAAATGGATCCAAAGATGGGCTCCCTTCAAGGGTTTGGTTAAAGGCATGCAG ATACTGTCAAGGCCGTTGTTAGTTCTTTCAATTGCCACAGCTTTCTCTGATCAATCAGAGTGTACTGATGAAACTTCAGATGGTAGCAGTGGTTCTCATGGTAGCAATGATTCTCATGAATGTTCAGAACCGGAACCACATGCTGAGCCATCTTTACATTCTGCTCCAGATACAAG GATTTTTGATGTTGATCCTCAAAGCATAGCATCCGAGAAGTGGTTGCAACAACTTTATAAAGAGCTGGAGAGACAAGGCATTAGTTTACCAGAAAG AATTAATGAGGATGAGCTCCGTAGATTTTATACTGCAGTAAATGGTGACTTTTCTTGCTTGCTATTATCAATTAAGAAGACAATCTATTGGAGGAAGACATACCATATTCTTTCAGCTGAAGAACTTGAGATGTGGTCAAATATGGTCTTCTGGCATGGATTTGATATGAAGCACCGACCTTGCCTTATTGTACGCCTTGGTCTAGCATGCTTCATCTTGCCATCTCATGACAGACCTCGCTTTGCTCAAGCAGTTG TGTCCCAGATAGAGCACGGAGTCCTGCATTTAGTTGATACAGAAAATCCTCAAATAACAATCTTGTTGGACTGTGAAGGGTTATCTCCATTGAGATTTCCCATGCAAATTATGAGATCCTGTTCTTCTCTTCTGCAAGATCACTTCCCAAATCGTCTTGGCTGCTTGTTTGTTATACGACTTCCTCCAGTTGTCCGAGTTGTTGCTCAAACATTTATTCAA GTTCTGAAACCCATTACCCGACAGAAGTTAAGATTCGAGGGGGAGATGTACCTGAAGGTTCTTTCTGAGCACCTTCAAACACTCCCATCATATCTTGGTGGTAAATGTGCATGCATAAAGTGTTCAAAGCTTAACAATATGCATCAGCCTTCCACGGATGAGGAGACCAGTAATGTGGAGCCAATCACAGATAGCAGTGATGATGAGGACCTGTCCTATCTGACGTACCAGATTGATGATCAAATGAATGATACCTGTGATCAGGTATTAAGGACTGCTGTAATGGGTGTCCTCATGTTTTGGGTTTTAATGGCTGTTATGGCGGGATTGCCTGATCTTGTCCCCATGAG